A genome region from Akkermansiaceae bacterium includes the following:
- a CDS encoding putative DNA binding domain-containing protein encodes MLPVSLQSASDLETLRESCELECKLAAGQDGKGELPRDFWKSYSAMANTNGGVVLLGVKEKGGVFTFHSIVNPDKILKDLFDTVNNPGKVSVNLLSNESAQTLVIEGHTIIAVGIPRASRRQRPVFLDGNPLGGHCYRRLHEGDQRMSDEDVKLMLAEQQHDSLDDELLPTYTMADLDYGTLKVYRQTHTNLNPGHVWSGLDDLDFLRAIGGWKRDRESEQEGLTKAGLLMFGSHRSIREVFPNFFLDYMERPESKSDKRWIDRVTFDGTWAGNLYSFYLKVYPKLTADLKVPFQVVDGLRQEDSPVHVALREALANVLVHADYRDRAKIYVVKRPDMFGFLNPGLMRIPIETAVEGYESDCRNRTLHEMFRYVNIGEQAGTGLQKILAGWATRHWRKPLIREEMEPNNRTILELHMLDLFDPGILDVLRISYGPAFVELEKNAQLALAITLSEGRLTHTRLAELSNLHPSDVSKVLRLLVEKGFLSLTGSGRGAVYRFTQVAATNPDDVFGSGSSTTSAPSSTISAPSSTISAPRSTINEGEESQNRDEMGRLISDKFHLPFVDSIDALTPEFLADLESVAELPRTKGRMQRKEFEDLIVRVCEGHFITIGSLARILNRGERTLRQDYLSKLCKEQRLRRAFPDTPNHEKQAYTKA; translated from the coding sequence ATGCTCCCCGTTTCCCTCCAATCCGCTTCTGACCTCGAAACCTTGCGCGAGTCCTGTGAACTCGAATGCAAGCTGGCGGCGGGGCAAGACGGTAAGGGTGAACTGCCCCGGGATTTCTGGAAAAGCTATTCCGCCATGGCGAACACGAACGGCGGTGTCGTTCTGCTTGGCGTGAAGGAGAAAGGCGGTGTCTTCACTTTCCACTCGATTGTGAATCCGGACAAGATCCTCAAGGACTTGTTCGATACGGTGAACAACCCCGGCAAGGTGAGTGTCAACCTGCTGAGCAACGAGTCGGCGCAAACACTGGTGATCGAGGGGCACACGATCATCGCCGTGGGAATACCCCGTGCATCCCGGCGACAGCGCCCGGTCTTTCTCGATGGCAATCCGCTTGGCGGCCATTGTTACCGCCGCCTGCATGAGGGCGATCAGCGGATGAGCGACGAGGATGTGAAACTCATGCTGGCGGAGCAGCAGCACGACAGCCTGGACGATGAGTTGCTGCCGACCTATACGATGGCGGATCTCGATTACGGCACGCTCAAGGTCTATCGACAAACGCACACCAACCTGAATCCCGGCCACGTCTGGAGCGGCTTGGACGATTTGGATTTCCTCCGGGCCATCGGCGGCTGGAAGCGGGATCGGGAGAGCGAGCAGGAAGGACTCACCAAGGCAGGCTTGCTGATGTTTGGCTCCCACCGATCCATCCGCGAGGTGTTCCCAAACTTCTTTCTGGATTACATGGAGCGTCCGGAATCGAAATCGGACAAGCGCTGGATCGACCGCGTGACCTTCGACGGGACATGGGCCGGAAACCTCTACAGTTTCTACCTCAAAGTGTATCCCAAACTCACAGCGGATCTCAAGGTGCCCTTCCAGGTGGTGGACGGCCTGCGGCAGGAGGATTCTCCTGTGCATGTGGCGCTGCGTGAGGCACTGGCCAATGTGCTTGTCCACGCGGACTACCGGGACCGGGCGAAGATTTACGTCGTCAAGCGTCCCGACATGTTTGGATTTCTCAATCCCGGTCTGATGCGCATCCCGATTGAAACGGCGGTGGAAGGCTATGAATCTGACTGCCGTAATAGGACGCTCCATGAGATGTTCCGCTACGTGAATATCGGGGAGCAGGCTGGAACCGGCTTGCAGAAGATCCTCGCGGGTTGGGCGACCCGACATTGGCGCAAGCCGCTCATCCGTGAGGAAATGGAGCCGAACAACCGGACGATTCTGGAACTGCACATGCTGGATTTGTTCGATCCGGGGATTTTGGACGTCCTACGGATTTCCTATGGTCCGGCATTCGTGGAGCTGGAAAAGAATGCCCAACTCGCCCTCGCCATCACCCTTTCCGAGGGTCGGCTGACCCACACCCGGCTGGCGGAGTTGAGTAATTTGCACCCCTCGGACGTGAGCAAGGTGCTCCGTTTGCTGGTGGAGAAGGGCTTCCTCAGCCTCACCGGCAGCGGGAGGGGGGCAGTTTATCGTTTCACCCAAGTGGCGGCGACCAATCCTGACGATGTTTTCGGCTCAGGCAGCTCCACAACTAGCGCGCCGAGCTCTACAATTAGTGCGCCGAGCTCTACAATTAGCGCGCCGAGGTCCACAATTAACGAGGGGGAAGAATCTCAAAATCGGGATGAAATGGGGCGCTTGATCTCAGACAAGTTCCACCTGCCTTTTGTCGATTCCATTGACGCCCTCACCCCTGAATTCCTTGCAGATTTGGAGTCCGTGGCAGAGCTACCACGAACCAAAGGGCGGATGCAACGGAAGGAATTCGAGGATTTGATTGTCCGGGTTTGCGAAGGGCATTTCATCACGATCGGTTCCCTAGCCAGAATCCTGAATCGTGGGGAGAGGACTTTGCGGCAGGATTACCTCTCAAAGCTGTGCAAGGAACAGCGGTTGCGCAGGGCGTTTCCAGACACCCCGAATCACGAGAAACAGGCCTACACCAAAGCCTAA
- a CDS encoding DUF1080 domain-containing protein: MPRIAALLLAASVSFVSAAEVGVGAKPIEGAEVIFDGTREMLDAKWIYWEGPRFASAMPIKWKIVEDPVDEGSAMKTDDPLSKGQYGAADIVTKKEYRDFRLHIEFLVNNKGGNSGVYLQNRYEIQIKDGDKTKHGMGAVINETESPYHLYKGLGKWNAYDIVFRAARFTDGKLTEKAKVTVYFNGEKVHENVTINQVWGGPNSGIDGGNDGGKGITDRPGGLKLQCEGHDVRYRNIWIKELDLDEAGTDF, encoded by the coding sequence ATGCCTAGGATCGCCGCCCTTCTGCTTGCTGCCTCTGTTTCCTTTGTCTCCGCCGCCGAAGTCGGTGTCGGCGCGAAGCCCATTGAGGGCGCGGAGGTGATCTTCGATGGCACCCGTGAGATGCTCGATGCGAAATGGATCTACTGGGAGGGGCCACGTTTTGCCTCCGCGATGCCGATCAAATGGAAGATCGTGGAGGATCCGGTCGATGAAGGCTCGGCGATGAAGACCGACGATCCGCTTTCGAAAGGCCAATACGGTGCGGCGGATATCGTCACGAAAAAGGAATACCGCGACTTTCGGTTGCACATTGAGTTTCTCGTCAATAACAAGGGCGGAAACAGCGGCGTCTATCTCCAGAACCGCTACGAGATCCAGATCAAGGATGGCGACAAGACCAAGCACGGCATGGGCGCGGTGATCAACGAGACGGAATCGCCCTACCATCTCTACAAAGGGCTCGGGAAATGGAATGCCTACGACATCGTCTTCCGCGCCGCCCGTTTCACCGATGGCAAGCTGACCGAGAAGGCGAAGGTCACGGTCTATTTCAACGGCGAGAAGGTTCACGAAAATGTCACGATCAACCAGGTCTGGGGTGGTCCGAACTCAGGGATAGACGGCGGAAACGACGGCGGAAAAGGAATCACCGACCGCCCCGGCGGCCTCAAGCTCCAGTGCGAAGGTCACGATGTCCGTTACCGGAATATCTGGATCAAGGAGCTTGATCTGGATGAGGCGGGGACGGATTTCTGA
- a CDS encoding type I restriction endonuclease subunit R — protein MPPVTTITQAEQVLENELVSQLISQGYSQVAVTDEASMLANLKAQLGAFNGLALTAGEFSKVLNHLNRKAGVFEKAKTLRDRMKLDREDGQTVYLEFFDSVNPLRNLYQVTQQVAIEGSYKNRYDVTILVNGLPLVQIELKRRGLEMKEAFNQIQRYQKHSYWSAQGLFHFVQLFVISNGVNTKYYANARKQSFKQTFYWASEDNKTIRELPAFTTAFLNREHLGGMIGKYTVLNETDKILMVLRPYQFYAAVEIVERVIHPPDTDPNGYVWHTTGSGKTLTSFKAAQIITGLPSVYKVVFCVDRKDLDYQTIKEFNGFSKGSVDSTNNTSKLVQQFTDDTKLIVTTLQKLNTAISKPQYLAQMEKLRDERIIFIFDECHRSQFGDTHKRITEFFRNHQMFGFTGTPIFAENAAPMKAARSHKTETYGVSMAAEDPVPYRVVEKSGSGVNRTTKDLFHKKLHSYLITDAIKDENVLKFAVEYVGRYKRKPGTATEVDIEVEGIDTKELMESPARLEKITDYIIANHAVKTRNKEFTAMMCVSSVDVLIKYYELFAKRKAEGKHKLKIATIFSYTSNEEDKDADGILDEGGEIIGGEGGNPHTREKLDGFISDYNAMFGTNFSTKDTQSFYNYYQDIARKVKERKVDILLVVNMFLTGFDSKTLNTLYVDKNLRYHGLVQAYSRTNRILNEVKSQGNIVVFRNLKKRTDEAIALFSNVHAKEEIFVPPYDEYVKAFNEAVMHLLALTPTVKSVKDLKDEEEELKFVKIFRELMRLRNILESFSEFDDGDLTLPAQRFADYRSAYLDLYDKVKTDNTKEKASILADVDFELELIHRDVINVQYILTLLARLYDADEAEQAGIRKLILDSVAGDIELRSKRELIQKFIDSNLPKLDSSAEIPDSFEDFWEIERAAAFDQLVKEEQLDADKLKQVIDRYVYTGQEPLPDPDIVDLIKKPLGILERGPTRKRVLEKVVDYVETFIRGVAA, from the coding sequence ATGCCACCCGTCACGACCATCACCCAAGCAGAACAGGTTCTCGAAAATGAACTGGTCTCCCAGCTCATCAGCCAAGGTTACTCGCAGGTGGCGGTGACGGATGAGGCGTCGATGCTGGCGAACCTTAAAGCGCAGTTGGGGGCTTTCAACGGCCTGGCGCTGACGGCGGGCGAGTTCTCCAAGGTGTTGAACCACCTGAACCGCAAGGCAGGCGTCTTCGAGAAGGCGAAGACCTTGCGCGACCGGATGAAGCTGGATCGGGAGGACGGGCAGACGGTTTATCTGGAGTTCTTCGACTCGGTGAATCCGCTGCGGAACCTCTACCAGGTGACGCAGCAGGTGGCCATCGAGGGCAGCTACAAGAACCGCTACGACGTGACCATCCTCGTCAACGGCCTGCCGCTGGTGCAGATCGAGCTTAAACGGCGCGGGCTGGAGATGAAGGAGGCTTTCAACCAGATCCAGCGTTACCAGAAGCACAGTTACTGGAGCGCGCAGGGACTGTTCCACTTCGTGCAGCTCTTCGTGATCTCCAACGGGGTGAACACGAAGTATTACGCCAACGCCCGGAAACAGTCCTTCAAGCAAACCTTTTACTGGGCAAGCGAAGACAACAAGACGATCCGCGAGCTACCCGCCTTCACCACGGCTTTCCTGAACCGGGAGCATCTGGGAGGGATGATCGGCAAATACACGGTGCTAAACGAGACGGACAAGATCCTGATGGTGCTGCGCCCGTATCAGTTCTACGCAGCCGTGGAGATCGTGGAACGGGTGATCCATCCGCCGGATACCGACCCGAACGGCTACGTCTGGCACACCACGGGCAGCGGCAAGACGCTCACTTCCTTTAAGGCGGCGCAGATCATCACCGGCCTGCCGAGCGTCTATAAAGTGGTCTTCTGCGTGGATCGGAAGGATCTGGATTACCAGACGATCAAGGAGTTCAACGGCTTCAGCAAAGGCAGCGTGGACAGCACCAACAACACCAGCAAGCTGGTGCAGCAGTTCACCGACGACACCAAGCTGATCGTCACCACCCTGCAAAAGCTGAACACCGCCATCAGCAAGCCGCAGTATCTCGCGCAGATGGAGAAGCTGCGGGACGAGCGGATCATTTTCATCTTCGACGAGTGCCACCGCAGCCAGTTCGGCGACACGCACAAGCGCATCACGGAGTTTTTTCGCAATCACCAGATGTTCGGTTTCACCGGTACGCCGATCTTCGCCGAGAACGCGGCTCCGATGAAGGCGGCGCGGTCGCACAAGACGGAAACCTATGGGGTCAGCATGGCGGCGGAAGACCCCGTGCCCTATCGGGTTGTTGAAAAGTCAGGGAGCGGCGTCAACCGCACGACCAAGGATCTCTTTCACAAGAAGCTGCACAGCTATCTGATCACGGATGCGATCAAGGACGAGAACGTACTGAAATTCGCCGTGGAATACGTGGGTCGATACAAGCGCAAGCCCGGCACCGCCACGGAAGTGGACATCGAGGTGGAGGGGATCGATACCAAGGAACTCATGGAGTCCCCGGCACGGCTGGAGAAGATCACCGACTACATCATAGCTAATCACGCGGTGAAGACCCGGAACAAGGAGTTCACCGCGATGATGTGCGTCAGCTCGGTGGACGTGCTGATCAAGTATTACGAGCTGTTCGCCAAGCGGAAGGCGGAAGGGAAGCACAAGCTGAAGATCGCCACCATTTTCAGCTACACCAGCAACGAGGAGGACAAGGATGCCGACGGCATCCTCGACGAAGGCGGCGAGATCATCGGTGGCGAGGGCGGCAATCCGCACACGCGGGAGAAGCTGGACGGCTTCATTTCCGACTACAACGCGATGTTCGGCACGAACTTCTCCACCAAGGACACCCAGAGCTTTTACAACTACTATCAGGACATCGCCAGGAAAGTGAAGGAGCGGAAGGTGGACATCCTGCTGGTGGTGAACATGTTTTTAACGGGATTCGACAGCAAGACGCTGAACACGCTCTACGTGGACAAGAACCTGCGCTACCACGGACTGGTGCAGGCGTACAGCCGCACCAACCGCATCCTCAACGAGGTGAAGAGCCAGGGGAACATCGTGGTCTTCCGCAACCTCAAGAAGCGCACCGATGAGGCCATCGCGCTGTTCTCCAATGTCCACGCCAAGGAGGAGATCTTCGTGCCGCCCTATGACGAATACGTCAAAGCCTTCAACGAAGCCGTGATGCATCTGCTGGCGCTCACGCCCACGGTGAAGAGCGTGAAGGATCTGAAGGACGAGGAGGAGGAGCTGAAGTTCGTCAAAATCTTCCGTGAGCTGATGCGCCTGCGGAACATCCTCGAATCCTTCTCAGAGTTCGACGACGGTGATTTGACCCTGCCCGCCCAACGCTTCGCCGACTACCGAAGCGCCTATCTGGATCTCTACGACAAGGTCAAGACGGACAACACCAAGGAGAAAGCCTCCATCCTCGCGGACGTGGACTTCGAGCTGGAGCTGATCCACCGAGACGTGATCAACGTCCAATACATCCTCACCCTGCTGGCAAGGCTCTACGACGCGGACGAGGCAGAGCAGGCCGGCATCCGCAAGCTCATCCTCGACAGCGTGGCGGGCGACATCGAACTCCGCAGCAAACGAGAGCTGATCCAGAAGTTCATCGACAGCAACTTGCCGAAACTCGACTCCTCCGCCGAGATCCCCGACAGCTTCGAGGATTTCTGGGAGATCGAACGTGCCGCAGCATTCGACCAACTGGTGAAGGAAGAACAGCTCGATGCGGACAAGCTCAAGCAAGTCATCGACCGCTACGTCTATACCGGCCAGGAGCCGTTGCCAGACCCCGATATCGTGGATCTGATCAAAAAGCCGCTGGGAATACTAGAACGTGGCCCCACCCGGAAGCGGGTGCTGGAAAAGGTGGTGGACTATGTGGAGACGTTCATCCGTGGGGTGGCGGCGTAA
- a CDS encoding type I restriction-modification system subunit M produces MTEDHKKILQTQLWNIANTLRGKMGADEFRDYILGFIFYKYLSERMHLFADEILKHDGIRFDQIDDTTKQGQEMLAAIKEEAIERLGYFLKPTELFHKVAEKGAQKTDNFILEDLTAVLKHIEASTMGHASEDDFEGLFEDLDLGSSKLGKTENQKNELIAKVLSHLDKIDFRLADTEADVLGDAYEYLIGQFASGAGKKAGEFYTPQEVSTILAKIVTTGKKKLKSVYDPTCGSASLLLRVAKEVKDVGHFYGQEMNPTTYNLARMNMILHGVHYQRFDLKNEDTLEHPAPEHADLRFDAIVANPPFSANWSASAIHENDDRFSAYGKLAPKTKADFAFVQHMVHHLDNGATMACVLPHGVLFRGAAEGHIRKYLIDDCNYLDAVIGLPPNIFFGTGIPTCILVLKKQRENPDDILFIDASQGFEKVGNQNYLRPEHVERIVSTYRKRESIEKFSQVAELSEVEENSFNLNIPRYVDTFEVEDSVDLEEVAGKLAELEKKMGDTDKVIAGFCAELGVKAPF; encoded by the coding sequence ATGACCGAAGACCACAAGAAGATCCTCCAAACCCAGCTCTGGAACATCGCCAACACCCTGCGCGGGAAGATGGGCGCGGATGAGTTCCGGGACTACATCCTCGGCTTCATCTTCTACAAATACCTCTCCGAGCGGATGCACCTCTTCGCCGACGAGATCCTGAAGCACGACGGCATCCGGTTCGACCAGATCGACGACACCACGAAGCAGGGGCAGGAAATGCTCGCCGCCATCAAGGAAGAAGCCATCGAGCGCCTCGGCTACTTCCTGAAACCCACTGAACTCTTCCACAAGGTGGCGGAGAAGGGCGCGCAGAAGACCGACAACTTCATCCTCGAAGACCTCACCGCCGTCCTCAAGCACATCGAGGCCAGCACCATGGGTCACGCCAGCGAGGACGACTTCGAGGGGCTGTTCGAGGATCTCGATCTTGGCTCGTCCAAGCTCGGGAAAACCGAGAACCAGAAAAACGAACTCATCGCCAAGGTGCTCAGCCACCTCGACAAGATCGACTTCCGCCTCGCCGATACCGAGGCCGACGTGCTGGGCGATGCCTATGAATACCTCATCGGCCAGTTCGCCAGCGGCGCGGGGAAGAAGGCGGGCGAGTTCTACACGCCGCAGGAGGTCAGCACCATTCTGGCGAAGATCGTCACCACCGGGAAGAAGAAGCTCAAGAGCGTCTATGACCCCACCTGCGGCTCCGCCTCCCTGCTGCTGCGCGTGGCCAAGGAGGTGAAGGACGTCGGCCACTTCTACGGCCAGGAGATGAACCCCACCACCTACAACCTCGCCCGCATGAACATGATCCTGCACGGCGTCCACTACCAGCGCTTCGACCTGAAGAACGAGGACACCCTGGAGCATCCCGCCCCCGAGCATGCCGACCTGCGCTTCGATGCCATCGTCGCCAATCCGCCCTTCTCCGCCAACTGGTCCGCCAGCGCCATCCATGAAAATGACGACCGCTTCAGCGCCTACGGCAAACTGGCTCCGAAAACCAAGGCCGACTTCGCCTTCGTCCAGCACATGGTCCACCATCTCGACAACGGTGCCACCATGGCCTGCGTCCTGCCGCACGGTGTCCTCTTCCGGGGCGCGGCGGAGGGACACATCCGGAAATACCTCATCGACGATTGCAACTACCTCGATGCCGTCATCGGCCTCCCGCCCAACATCTTCTTCGGCACCGGCATCCCCACCTGCATCCTCGTGCTGAAAAAGCAGCGCGAGAACCCCGACGACATCCTCTTCATCGACGCCAGTCAGGGCTTTGAAAAAGTGGGCAATCAAAACTATCTGCGTCCCGAGCATGTTGAGCGTATCGTCAGCACCTACCGGAAACGGGAGAGCATTGAAAAGTTCAGCCAAGTTGCGGAGTTGAGCGAGGTCGAGGAAAACAGCTTCAACCTGAACATTCCGCGCTACGTCGATACCTTCGAGGTGGAAGACTCAGTGGATTTGGAAGAAGTCGCCGGGAAACTGGCGGAGCTAGAGAAGAAAATGGGTGACACCGACAAGGTAATCGCTGGGTTCTGTGCGGAGTTGGGAGTCAAAGCGCCTTTCTGA
- a CDS encoding restriction endonuclease subunit S — protein MTASPSIPKAPRLRFNSFRDDWIETPMGKLMSFKNGYNAGKEQYGSGIKFINVLDIIENDFIVHDLIIGSVQIPDRDFKKNEVKYGDILFQRSSETREEVGQANVYLDRGKSATFGGFVIRGRPIREFDPVFFNGMLKTAKPRKDMTSRSGGSTRYNIGQESLEEVTVSIPSLPEQRKIADFLTAVDGRIGQLSQKKALLEDYKKGVMQQLFTQALRFKDDHGNDFPEWEEKKYSEIYTFQNTNSYSRDLLTYEGGEVRNIHYGDIHTKFRSNFHLSKEVVPFIKPEVELKRISKDCYCRVGDLVIADASEDYADVGKCIEIIELGEKTLAGLHTFIARPRKGAVSPGFGGYLMQSREVRLKIMTIAQGTKVLGLSKNMLCNIKLPIPHTAEQTKIANFLTALDRKIESVSQQITHTQAFKKGLLQQMFV, from the coding sequence ATGACCGCGTCTCCAAGCATACCGAAAGCACCGCGTCTGAGGTTCAATTCGTTCCGGGATGACTGGATTGAAACTCCAATGGGTAAGTTGATGTCGTTCAAAAACGGCTACAACGCAGGAAAGGAGCAATACGGATCAGGAATCAAGTTCATCAACGTATTGGACATCATCGAGAACGATTTCATCGTTCATGACCTTATCATCGGTTCCGTGCAAATCCCGGATCGGGACTTCAAAAAGAACGAGGTAAAATACGGGGACATCCTGTTTCAACGCAGCTCTGAAACTCGTGAGGAGGTCGGTCAGGCGAATGTCTATTTGGATAGGGGTAAGTCAGCTACGTTTGGTGGCTTTGTAATTCGCGGCAGGCCGATTAGGGAGTTTGATCCCGTGTTCTTCAATGGAATGCTGAAGACCGCCAAGCCGAGAAAAGACATGACCTCCCGCAGTGGCGGCAGCACACGCTACAACATCGGACAGGAATCCTTGGAAGAGGTAACCGTATCAATTCCCTCCCTCCCGGAGCAGCGGAAGATCGCGGACTTCTTGACGGCGGTGGATGGGCGGATTGGGCAACTGAGCCAAAAGAAAGCCCTGCTGGAGGACTACAAGAAGGGCGTGATGCAACAGCTCTTCACCCAAGCCCTCCGCTTCAAAGACGACCACGGCAACGACTTCCCCGAGTGGGAGGAGAAGAAGTATTCCGAGATCTACACGTTCCAGAACACCAATTCTTATTCCCGCGACCTCCTTACCTACGAAGGCGGCGAAGTCCGAAACATCCACTACGGGGACATCCACACGAAGTTCAGGAGCAACTTCCACCTTTCCAAAGAGGTTGTTCCGTTCATTAAACCGGAAGTGGAACTCAAGCGAATTTCAAAGGACTGCTACTGCCGGGTCGGAGATTTGGTCATTGCTGATGCTTCGGAGGACTACGCCGATGTCGGCAAGTGCATCGAGATCATAGAACTCGGGGAGAAGACTCTTGCCGGTCTCCACACCTTTATCGCCAGACCACGGAAAGGCGCAGTATCTCCGGGGTTCGGTGGTTATCTCATGCAGTCCAGGGAAGTCCGCCTGAAGATCATGACAATCGCCCAAGGGACGAAGGTGCTCGGACTTTCCAAAAACATGCTCTGCAACATCAAGCTGCCGATCCCGCATACCGCCGAACAAACCAAGATCGCCAACTTCCTCACCGCCCTCGACCGCAAGATCGAAAGCGTTTCCCAGCAGATCACCCACACCCAAGCCTTCAAGAAAGGGCTGCTGCAGCAGATGTTTGTGTAA